The Halomonas binhaiensis nucleotide sequence GGGTCCCATCAATCATCGTCTAAGCCTGATGAGTTCGGAATTGCGGGAGCAGCTTGGTCTAACGACGGCTGGTACGTGCCCGTTGCCTTCAACAAACTAGCGAACCCAATTCGCCCTAAAGATCATATCGACTTTCTAGCACCTGCCCTTCCTGCCAAATACTCTCCTCTTCAAGCTAACGGTAATGGCAACCAAGGTGTCTATCTAGCCCCAGTCCCTCAACCGCTTGCTGAAGGGTTGATATCGCTATTGGGTGGCCAGGTTGAGGCGATTTTAGAAAAGGCTAGCAGTTCGTCCGACGCTGGAGACAATATCGAGATTAACCACATTCTTGAGAATACAGAGGTAACCACGACACAGCGCACCCAACTTATCCAGGCTCGCATTGGCCAAGGCTTATTCCGGTCCCGTGTCGCTGAGCTAGAACCACGCTGTCGAGTTACGGGAATTGAAGATATTCGCTTCCTGGTTGCTAGCCATATCAAGCCCTGGTCGAAATGCACCAATGAAGAAAAGCTAGATGGTCACAACGGACTATTGCTGACACCTCATATTGACCATCTCTTCGACAAGGGTTACATCACCTTTGATGATGCTGGGCAAATCAAAATCAGCAATCAGCTCCCGGCTTCTGTCCAGCAGGTTTGGGAACTCAAACCGCTTTCCACGCCAGTCGCACTGACAGAGCGCCAAAAAGCCTATATGGACTATCATCGAGAGCATATATTCCGCGGCTGAGTAGATAGCTGATCCTGCTCCCAAGACGGCGTCAGGATCAATCATCTAACATGATTGAGCTAAAAACTGGAGATAAATCAATCTAGCCAAGGATTTTCCAACGACTAAGGAGCAATTGGTAACGTCAAGAATGCCTTACTCAAAATGCCAGCCAAGGCTAGTGCAATTGAAGTTCTTATGACTTCCTGAGTCTACACATCACCGTTTTCATAATGCGTGTACTTCTTTGCACTACCTTTCACCTGCTCCGCGGGATATTTCTTGGCGTTCTTCTCCATTTTCTCCCAGCAAGCCTGTTCAATATCCACACCCAGCTTGCCCGCCAGGCGAATCAGATAAAGCTGAACATCGGCAATCTCGTCACGCACAGCAGCCAGTTGCGCCTCATCCAGATCCTTGGACTGCGCCTCGGTCAGCCACTGAAAGCACTCTTGCAGCTCAGCCGCTTCTACCGTTAGCGCCATAGCCAGGTTCTTGGGCGAATGAAACTGATCCCAGTCACGCTCGGCAGCAAACTGGTTCATGGCTAAGTGAAGCTGCTTGAAAGGGTCGGACATAACAGGCTCCTAATTCTGAATACTGAAAGCATGCCTGTTCTGCGCAGGTGTATCCATCTTGAGCTCCGGTGGATCAGCGCTACCACATCATGGTGCCAGAAGAGTTTACAAGGAAGGAGACAAACGATGGCGCGAGGATCATGAAGCACAGGTCGCCTTACTCGCCCGCACCCTCTCACCGAAGAGGAGATTGTCTTGACCAGGCAAACCTGAAGTCCGATTGCTGTATGGGATAATGGTGGGCCTAGCTGGACTCGAACCAGCGACCAGGGGATTATGAGTTCGCTTTTAAAACAATAAGTTACTGATATACAAGAAAAAGCAACCGTAATCGAGCGAAAGGTACAGTTCTTTTAAATCAGTAGCTTAGCGAAGTTTGAGGATAGCATAAGAAGCTAGTGTGTGTACCAGTGCTGTACCACTCTTATGACCTTCCCTAAGCAACGAAACGCTGAAAGCTATGCGAATGATGCTCATTCTTGACCTACCAGCGTGACTTGCTAGCAGTTGCCATCAAGGGGAGGGTTTTCTGATTGCCGTAATCGTGGCTTAGCTGGTCATCCAGGCCCTTGCAGGCAGGAACTATACGCTTCAGCACCAAGGAAAAGGGCTCGTTGTACTCAGCCTATGGCTCTCGCCATGAGCTCTTCCTAGACGCCAATGACCGTAGGTGAGAAACTTCTCCAAGGCCAGCTTCATGGAAGGAAGGTGCCGCATGCTCCTCTCGAAACAACACCGTCAGCAGCGCAACTACGAGCTCTTGTCGAGCGGGCGAGAAAAATCAAGTGTAAAGCTGGCCCCATTTGGTGCTTCTTTAGTCTCCCAGAGCTCAGATTCATACTACTCATGGGCGTCCTGTAATGGATATTTACCACAAACACCTATTGATCAATATAAGACCCTTTATAAAAATCTAAGCAAAAAACCCATGAGCACTACTTTTCGATCCAACACCACTGCAAACAACCAAACTCTTCGAAAGCAAAAACAGTGTTTTCGAAAATATTTGTCTCAACTGCGTACTCTACCTGACACGCCGCTCCCCCGAGATATCCTTCTATCGATTCTTGATCGTTATCTTGATTCACCGGAGGCTTTCAAGGGCATAGACTATACTTTCGTCAAAAACACAGCCATAGACAATACACTGAAATGGCTCAAATCGTTGAATATCGAGTATGCTGCTTACTGGGCAGGATCCCTTTATTCCAACCTAATCCCCTCAGAATTACGTAAACAGCAAGCGAATTATTTCACCCCTCCTCCGCTGACTAACCGTCTTCTCGATAAGATTAACAACAACGAAAAAAATTTTCTGCTTGGCAGAATCATTGATCCTGCATGCGGCGGTGCAGCTTTCCTTATTCCTGCTCTTCTTCGCCTGAAATGCAATAATAATTTTCAGAGAATGAGCCCGTATGAACGTTTACTTCACGTAGAAACCCACTTCTTCGGCGCTGACATTGACTCTGCTTTGGTCGAGACCACAAAGATTTTTCTCTACGCCATAATGGCCGACGATATTTCTGCCTCTGGCTATAGACCTCAGTGGAACATTCTGACCCAAAATGGTCTAGAGGCTTTCAGTGATACACTGGGTTCCTTCAACCTAGTGCTGAGCAATCCCCCTTATCGGAAAATGAAGCGTGCTGAGGTTGAGCAACTAAGCACCCCTCGT carries:
- a CDS encoding HNH endonuclease encodes the protein MNYWWVNQNQTYQHEVHGGYLWSPKTNANGARNRFYDAMTEVSTGDIVFSFCDTQIKAIGIVSGSHQSSSKPDEFGIAGAAWSNDGWYVPVAFNKLANPIRPKDHIDFLAPALPAKYSPLQANGNGNQGVYLAPVPQPLAEGLISLLGGQVEAILEKASSSSDAGDNIEINHILENTEVTTTQRTQLIQARIGQGLFRSRVAELEPRCRVTGIEDIRFLVASHIKPWSKCTNEEKLDGHNGLLLTPHIDHLFDKGYITFDDAGQIKISNQLPASVQQVWELKPLSTPVALTERQKAYMDYHREHIFRG
- a CDS encoding nucleotide pyrophosphohydrolase — translated: MSDPFKQLHLAMNQFAAERDWDQFHSPKNLAMALTVEAAELQECFQWLTEAQSKDLDEAQLAAVRDEIADVQLYLIRLAGKLGVDIEQACWEKMEKNAKKYPAEQVKGSAKKYTHYENGDV